DNA sequence from the Ctenopharyngodon idella isolate HZGC_01 chromosome 14, HZGC01, whole genome shotgun sequence genome:
GGTGTGAATCAGCCTGTAGAGGTCGCtgtgtaattgtttttataaaagcatAAAGAAtcacggaaaaaaaaaaaacatttcattaacaGAACAAACTCACATGACACACTTTCTAAACTGTGACTAATCACGTTAATGTGCAGTGTTTCAGAGTATTATATCTTTAACGTTTAGTAGCTAAATACCTCTTCGATAATTAACCTTAAATTCAAGGTGACACAACCGTGTGAAATGAAGAAAAGCTGCATTTCCGTGTTTATCGTTTTGTTCTCTGCCAACTGTTTTTTGCTGGAAGTCTCGAGCCAATTTCGGAAGGTAAGAACATGAGATTGAAATTTGATACTATTTTAGTTTTCTTTGTATTGTCATGTTATACTTTGTGTTATGGAAGTTTAAGGGCTTTTCCTGGGAAAGCTGTGGAAAGCCTGATGACCCCATACATGTGAAGACTCTACATGTGTATCCAAACCCAATTCCTTCACCAGGATATGTATTAGCACCTGCATCAGCCACCACATTAATAGATCTGCTCTCTCCTCTGCCTGTAAGTTGAAATGTCGTAATATGACGTCTGATATGGTGATCTTGTACCATTCAGTGTcatttttagtatcattgagatactagtttttattttttatttttttttattttcatttttgtcagttttattaGTGATTTAATGGTCATGTAGCttttatttactcatttcatttttagtttaacTATTTTACTACatcaagttaaaataaatgaaaatgagaaatgttggcatttattaacatttatttacgTTTTAGTTTACTATAACCATGGTACCATAAACCTCTGAATTGAGTTAGTACCCCATCCATTCCCATTATTAGCTAGCTTTAACAAACTTACGTTTTTATGTCTGAGATTTATGCACCTTGACTGTCATAAGAGACtgtaaacctgtatgactgcaTTTCACCAACACCATGTCCTATCTTTTGGATGacgttattttatttgtttcaggTGAACGTGACACTTGAAAAAGAAGTTGCTGGTGCGTGGGTAAAAATACCTTGTGTTTATGACCAAGGAAGTTGTTATTACCCTGATGCCTGTGACCGGTTGGTCCAGGTCTTTATGACATACACAGGATTCTGTCCTGACTCTCTAGGTCCTAGTAGTTTATCCTGCGGCTGCCCGCTCAAAGCTGTGAGTGTTGTCTGATTCACTGAATATATAAGTTCACATCAAACTTTATCTGTGTTATTAAAGTTAACATGTATCTCGTTGTTTTAGGGTGACTACATTTGGCCAACGTCGGGAATCTACATACCAAATTTTTCACTGCCTGACAAACTGACCAATTTCAGATTACAGATAATTTTAGGCAACTCTGAAAAAGAACTGGGATGCCTTAAAGTCAACTTCTCAGTGGCATCAGGACTACTCAACCAACACAATGAAATGTAGCACTCTGCTCTGTTCCTGGCTTTTAGGAAAGTGACAAGAGCCACAAAACCATGAAGCTAATCTACAGTACCTGCAgtaaattaagttttaaaatgaCTACTTTTTTTAGTCATCATGAGCATACACTTTAACAAGCAATGTACATCTCATGAACTTGTTTTAATTGATAACTGCTGTAAACATTTTCAGATCAGactttaaatgtttgtaaatgtaagaatttatgccaactcaaacatcacaaacacagCTTACAGTTGCTGCTATGTGTCATGAGTATCCAGTTGAGTAGAGCGAACACAATCGTCTCGCTTTTAATAAACCCATCCAACTTATCTGCACTGggggtgcttttttttttggcatgatGTGCCAAAACTGTTTGAGGCTGTATAAGTAGACATTATAAACTggtacatttgtatttttgaatgGGTCTGTGATGGTGCTGTATGGTATTAAAGTGTCCATTGTAGCGTGTTGCATCTCAAAGCTTTGTTCAATttgaccatagactgtaaaaaaagatggacgacgcaCCTTCCATTATAGTAACTGAAGCCGCCAGTGTgtcaatatggcgctgacatcttgagtctcgagtctgcgcatagtgaacttggagcctgagtctgcgcagtagtgagcgcGAAGTGGAGCCGCGATATCAACGTCCCGCCCAGAATCGGTTAATACTGCAGAACAACACATTATgttggtgtgaaataaacagttctggaaatgcagaaatttaagttaaagctccaatctcctcccgaaGATCCAGAGAAACGTCCGTTGGTGCTTCAGTGACGACTTTGCTCAGAGAAGCTGTAATCttagctgtcaatcatgacgtcaaaaTCCAAGtttttatccaccttattcccacgccccatgacgctttgcgcgaattatgggtgtaacttccgttaagctgtaaacagtcagtgaaaaactcgctctatgaacgcaattatacgtttttttttaaaaaactgggTACAGTGAGAttacattattctactcacccttcaaccaacaaacattaaaaggacatttaatagtgtaaaaacatcaacaaggtactttcaacaggccataacggacgggttaaatacAACTAGTGATATATgtctgtattatataatatatgttgccttaataaaaataaatgttcatgaacttcagcattgcgtgatactatttcaaagtgatttcaatcatttttacaaataataaattgtatttacctgtgaaaacaaacctggaaagagacgtgaggctttgaggagaaaaacgagagattcttcgtgcattccagtgaactattcgtatatatatatcgtaaattatatcgggagaacagaccacaaatgtgtagtatatgttgtccttagtggtatgcaaagggacaaaagaaaataatcacgaggatagaaagcagcgactgaaaagagctcttgccatagatattcttgttataacatgttacgttaaaataccaagccttacgttattctcatgatgtctgaaaataaaacatatcaaaagaaaaattgacagctcattcagtcaaactgacggataagctttatttgttgggcaaccttatgatttgaaacgattcgtttcagtctttttaaatggaagttccccaaaccggaagtgcaacccataattcgaaacgcagtaggctagtcaggaataaggtggatagaccttatgtagccccgccccttttcagcgttgcgctcgttgtcttttgacttccggtttgtatttccacagcgatcttacatatttatgaatgaactgctcgttttaaaatcttcctgttctactgacatttgttaagacatctgctttaaatttcaacattacaatgctcatgataactttcattgactctacaacaagtaaatccacttaacCAGCTAATTATTTCTTTGACAGTGATGCCATAAATGTACATAGCTACcgcaaaacggaagttcaaagacaattttataaagatggcggcgcgcttgtttctctggcgcataaagTCTATAGCCTcaaataactaaattaaaacaaacttatttaaagaaagaacactttaactaacatcattgtgataaaaactgcctaaaatgagaGAAACCATCTTTAGAAGAAAAGATTTGACGTGTAATTTGACTGTTTAGTTTATCTCACGttcattacattacatggagagggtggggtttatgacctatactgcatccagccacctgggggcgatcgagacactttgttttcacttttcaggactcgtgtggcacACGTGGTTTTGACGTGGTTATGAATCATCTAAATGCAGTGAATTTTGGCTTGCACTCCTGTACCCGAAGCTAAATGTCTTTTCCCACGTAACGCTCCGGCTAAATAGAGAACTCACTGCAGAGCCAATGGGTGGAGTTTGACCCCGCCTCTCTAGATGTTATGGGTGGAGCTTGAAGGTTCAGCCACACCCTAATAAGggctcattcacacagaacacatttttgctttgaaaatagCGTGACGTGGGCAGCAGAATGGGGGAAAATGCAAGGCCTCGAGActcgttttttaaaagttgaactgatttgAGCACGGCATTTCATGcgcgagacgctgcaaaagacatACATGGTCATACACTTCCGTCTAGCGCATTTATgtagaaaaacaatgaaaaagtagCGCATTAGAATGTAAAAActtgttctgtgtgaacgacccCTAACTCTAACCTTACTCTCTCCCTAAACTAATTAGGTTAAACTCCACCCATTAGGTTCAAAGCAGGTCTGGAAGTTATTTGGCACTGCAGTGAGCACCACCTGGCTCCGCCTGCTActgtagccacgccccaaattCTCACTATAGGTTGAGCTGGAAAGAGATTGACAGATCTGAGTGGACTTGATGGTGTCTGGGAGGATCAGTGGGGAATATAAGCCCATGAATGGCATACTAATAGTAGTAAACgaacaataaactgggttaagagaacataaaaattacatgattcacctttaaaaagtaatttctaTATAATTTTTGTTCTTAATAAACACTCAAATCAGTAACAGTTTTCATTAGTTATGTATTACATTCTTCCAGCGAGTCTGAGATGCTCtgctggtttatttatttatttttaagtctgATAAGCTTTCCACTGCACCATaactctcaaatctcattcgCACCGTCATGTCAGTGATGTCTGTGATGCAAAATGCTATTCTCATGTGTAACCAAAAGtttaaatatatgcaaatgCTAATGAGAAGCTGCAGTGGTActttttttatccttttttaAGCTTGATAGCCTTGATAGCTTGATAGTATGACTTCATTTTATGGAGTCAGAGTGcacaaaatgttttgctttccacagaaaaaaagtcactatACGTGACTTTTAAAATCtgataaaattttaaaacacacttggtgatttttttaaatggtaacAGATAAAAATAACTGGGAATCACACACTACCAGACTTTCAAGTTGTTCTGGATACAAAAAATTCAAGAAATATGTGCCTCATTGCCTCAAGTATCAAGATATCCTCTGACTGGATGGAATCAGAGTCTGAAGCTAAAAATACAGAGTCTGTGCTCATAATCCACTATGCAAATCTGCTGACTGACTCTGGACTTTTATACAGATTTTTGCCCTGATTTGCAGTCTAGATGCTAGTAAGCAAATATCAGAGCCAATATACAGATTTTAGGCAGTCAGTGTTGACATTTTATAGAATACCACATTGTGAATGATGGGCACAGATTCTCAGACAATATTTTTAGCTTTAGACTATGATTCCATTTAGTCGGAGGATATCAAACATGTCTAATATTTTGAGctaattttaaaacacattgtgttcatttttcatgtgtctCCTAGCAATGAGGCACATGTTTCTGTGTTAGTTTGAATGTCTGGTAGTGTGTGATCATCAGTCGTTAGTGGTGGCTagtttttctctgtaaccatttacaaagtcGGCAAGTATAGGATGCTGTTCCAATAGTCGTGTAGTAAAAAGTTTTACTACACGACAAGCTTTGACATTTCATTATGCTGATTTCTTACCAGGATATGTTCATACGGTCAAAACATCACCCAAGTTTGTTCTCCTCCTGTAAACATTGTTTGCATTCCTGATTTTTCAGGCTGTCTTTCAAGATCCCTCAATCCAGATGTCCAGGTGGAATACCAACCAAAGCAGATTTCCACTTTGAGCAAGACTAGCCATGTTCTTCATTTCTGATGATAGCTAAACCCAGATGTACCATTACTTGTAAAAATTTCCTGACATGTGAAATGTGATGATTATTAAAATGCACTCTATACAAACTTATCTTCAGCAGCATGTGATCATCATGtatttttttgcacattaaTGTTTTACACTTTTAATTAAACCTAACTTAATAGTTCTCTCAGATGCTTAACTCTCAGTAGGACTTCTAAGTTTTATTTCGTCCTCTGAAAACACTGAGGTTTTCCGAGGCCTTGAGGCTTACACCATGCCTGGGGTCGGAGGGGGAGCAATGGAAAGAATGTTATCTCCTGGCTGACTGAGAGGCTACGTCTGGTTTTTTTAAGAGCTTTGTGGCACAAAGCACGTTCATAAAGCTTTGTGGCACATACTCCTTCTGGCTGGCACACTACATGTGTTTACCatgcaaaaaagaaacattaaaaacagagaaATACACTATATGTGAATTTGAACAAtgaacttaaaggtgcaatatgtaaaatttttgcagtaaattatccaaaaaccactaggccagtgttatatattttgttcacttgagtacttacaatatcccaaatgtttccaactatttgtaaatcgtgagaaaattgctattttaaccaaggctccgggacgtgtgaggagtcgcctgtcaattgcatcatacccgcgttatccTCGGTTTCGGGTTTTATTGTataaaccatggaaacaacaaagacgctttaatatattacatgttttaataaacaagggaacaactgtttggttacatttatagacagaaaactattgttatatagctcaacacgtttagtcttattgtttaaatctaattttcttgattttttttgtgagtatgatattctaaaatcgatctagcttactgcagtgtgtctcaaacaagtgtctcacagcagccacagagtgaacgcacagagtaacattataacatcattttcaacatgctcaaatgtatctaatatgataaacagagctgtgttacctcatactcatgaccggaaaagcggaagcggcgccggcgactgtggcataataaaagttcagctgctcgtgaggcgtgtgttgcgcaatcgctccagcggcctcgttcagctcccacaacactcggtcctgctctgcttcatactacagtaacgttaataatcgcatccatgaacataatttctgcccgagtcctatccagatttatttccaccggctgtgaagtgaagaccacatgtcccaagattccgcgctcaaacttggcgtcatcaagctacgcctttgttttgaataggcgccCCCTATCGGATGGAAAAActacatagtgcacctttaatgtaCTGAAATATTCAACAAATTGTTTCGAGgtaattttgctttttttaaatctgcttcatcacaaaatacaaataaaaaataaagctgcaagcaccgatgaaagggccctcgcacccgtgccaccgccacccggtggctttaggaaaactGGTGCCGATATgactcaattgcatattttagcatgttgttagtagtgcatcacagtgataaacgtcacttcctgttgccagtgggTGGTGCTATtattataactgaatattgtcatgtagatgtcttcaagccaggactcttatcaaacgtGTAGTTTGGGGCaggttggacattgtatgcctgacttacaagaacttcctgtttcatggcaaaacatcagaTTTGTCAGACCgtcacggacacgcccttcagcaacaactcaagatcttcgtaatttaacatcgctaaggctttaagattagactgaccaaatatgacgttGATCTTgttggcgctatgactgtaactgaatatttgcatgtaaatgtctttaggccaggactcttatcaaacatgtgaagttggggcagatcagacattgtatgcacgagttacaacaacttcctgtttcacggtgaaacatcgaactttgtcaggccaccacggacaagcccttcagcgaaaactcaagatcttcatgATTTTacgtcacaaaggcctttagattagactgaccaaatatgacgttgatctgattaaagctttagGAGGAGTACgatgtctggaaatggcaaaaaatacaaatttttgcagagaaaattcaaaatatctcacttatCTCacgttttcagattttgctcccactgacttttttgtagggcttttacatgtgtctactgaatttcatacatGTACATGAAACGTATAgtgcgaagggcgcttaatttaaattttgtaggtggcgctattgagccattttgccacacttAATTCTGAAatccatatcagacgtaaattttcaccacttctgatgcgtgtgcaaagtttcatgagttttcaagcatgtttaggccctcaaaaatacGATTCATTTGAccaaacaattacaatagggtcctcacaccatctgtactcgggccctaaatattATTTTCCAAAGAGggtttcaaaacaattcagacTTCATGCCATGATTAAGAGGTGGAGTGCTAAAGAAAAAAGGCTTGATTTATTGTTTTCCCTTAAAACCCTGACCTCATACGTGTGATAAGCCTGTTAACTTTGGCAAATCCTATGTTAAATCCAAACATACTGTTTTATGCGATTGCAGTGTTTTTGTTCCTGTAGATAACCGGAGACCTGACCTACCAGACGACTCACTTTATTATTGTCACCACTAAGCCGCCGAGACCCTGCAGCTGACTGTCAATGGAAAGTTTGTCGTCACGCACACTTCTCGGCAACAACTGCTCTATCGTTTTTATGACAGATTAGAGACCTTACTATAAATAGAAAGAGTTTCGACAAAAAGGAAAGTCTCAAATTACCCAGATGATCCAAAGTCGATGTATCATATATTAGCGCTATGTATACCAAACAAGAGGCCAAAAATATCTCTGACACTCTACTGTATACCATATATAGAGCAGTGAATGTGATCAGCTCAGATGTGCCGGTTTATATTTTGTCCACTGaacatttaacaatattttatgttatgatAGGCAGTGACAGATTGGTAGAAAGGTTTAAATACCCATCCGTCTCTCTTTGTAAATTTACACTCATTTATCATTAAAATGACATTGGTGATGAAACCACAACTGGCAGCCAGTATAAACCTTGTTATGTTTACATTCAGCATGTGCATCCACATACCTCACCACTGACTATGGATCACTGCTGTTTTGACAGTTTCTCTAAACAGAATTCCTCTAAAGCAAAAAgttaaaatacaatacaatttaaaattcacTCTGACCCGTGAGCCTCACATTTTTACTCTTCAGTTTAACCTGCAGCATAATATGGTCAATTTAATGTCAGACTTCATTTTAATTTGGAGACAGATTACCAATATTATGCTTAGAGAACAAAACGTCCAATAAATTTgctcattttaatgtttttttttttctagctggCAGTAGCAGACAGTAACTACCTATAGCCTGTAATTAACCCTCAaacttttcaaaacattcatgaaaaaatactatagtaatttatagtaaatactatagtgtttttgaaccatactatagtaaattgtagtatactgtatatattttagtatttaaaacactttgttaatgaatgctacagcatttTAACTATAGCTATAGTGAAATGATTAACTGTAATAAacactgtagtatactttagtttttactacagtaaactgtagtgtatagtagtataatataccctataaaTGTAGAAAACttaattaattcaagtactttactatagtatggttcaaaaacactatataaattactatagtattttttcatgtggacTTAATTTGGattaacaatatttaatattcataataaaactGGTTAttgtaaaaatttttttttaataaacaacatAATTATAAGCAGTGTGctaaaactggtagctaaatgtcactagatgacatcataattatcgatctatataaatatgaatatagatcagtgggcaaaataagaatctagataaggtttgtccaagaagttgctttgtccctaaacttttgaaaaaagtctcaaaaggggcagggaagtcactaaatctagtgacaaaatagctaaattggcaacactgattaTAAGGCTTAATTGAACTTTATAGGGAATTATTATTGtattgaacaaaaacaaaaccttgaagtcggcatgaaacggaagtagcGATAGTCATTTCTtccctatgtaggcctatatcaagggttgccaggtttttacaacaaaacccgcccaattgggGGAATCGCATTTTTagcggggttcccctggtaaaatttgcatttcaggggctaaatatcatgttattttggGTCACTTCAACccgcagacatgaaaaacagcacagcaacagcaacagtgttaaagtagcccaattctgcggaaaaaccgcagacttggcaaccctgcctatatccgagtgaaacggcttcttgaacaagaaaaactaGTCTTGTTCGAGATGCGTCGGCGCTGCGcagtatgacatcaaagtaccgcaagagcgattatgcttttgaatcactGAACACTGCCGATGCATCTTGAACAAGCctgggctgcgttcagccccgacaaaacattgcaaaacGTTCTGATGatgcaagagttgcaactatggcagctgagaaggccattcttcgtgttctttttgaagaactgatatgctatatttttactataaaactctTATGACAAACATGTCTTCTAATATCTTCAATTGTTGTGTATACTGAGATGCAGCAGACACATTTGTAAACGACtttacttggacccattgtgcgagctgtctctttaataccgcatggtttatatacatgttgctgctgattgggctgacatttttgacacacccaccaaacaagagaaaacgtatctcaaaccccgTTGCACAccatttccaggaaacatgtcgttcaacccggaaaccgtagcaaaacgttgcgcaccggtttgagcttgaacgtgcccctgATGTCGCTgatacggagccccggacatgacatgcaggaaaaaaatagtaggctaaatcgtgcgcatgatttattaatttgttccctcgatttactaaaatgtgcacgatttactatttccttccctcgatttataaatcatgtgcatgatttataaatcgagggaatgaaatagtaatttGTGCggacgttttagtaaatcgagggaacgaattagtaaattgtgcgcacgatttagtaaattgagggaactaattagtaagtcatgtgcacgatttattaaatcgagggaacgaattagtaaattagcaattttttttttctttcttgcatgTCCA
Encoded proteins:
- the LOC127494329 gene encoding ganglioside GM2 activator, with the protein product MKKSCISVFIVLFSANCFLLEVSSQFRKFKGFSWESCGKPDDPIHVKTLHVYPNPIPSPGYVLAPASATTLIDLLSPLPVNVTLEKEVAGAWVKIPCVYDQGSCYYPDACDRLVQVFMTYTGFCPDSLGPSSLSCGCPLKAGDYIWPTSGIYIPNFSLPDKLTNFRLQIILGNSEKELGCLKVNFSVASGLLNQHNEM